In a single window of the Caulobacter soli genome:
- a CDS encoding phage tail tube protein: protein MAGKLLSELTFKANGRTWNTKKGATFNPGGTNRTTKKGARKVYGFTEEIAESKLEVEIYIDADTSVAELNAIKDATVECGLDTGQSYAVSPMWVTEPGTIDENEGTIKLTLEGPPAEEMF, encoded by the coding sequence ATGGCCGGCAAGCTGCTGAGCGAACTGACTTTCAAGGCCAACGGCCGAACCTGGAACACCAAGAAGGGCGCGACCTTCAATCCGGGCGGCACCAACCGCACCACCAAGAAGGGCGCGCGCAAGGTCTACGGCTTCACCGAGGAGATCGCGGAATCGAAGCTGGAGGTGGAGATCTACATCGACGCCGACACCTCGGTGGCCGAACTCAACGCCATCAAGGACGCCACGGTCGAGTGCGGTCTCGACACCGGCCAATCCTACGCCGTCAGCCCCATGTGGGTCACCGAGCCCGGCACGATCGACGAGAACGAAGGGACCATCAAGCTCACCCTTGAAGGCCCGCCAGCCGAGGAGATGTTCTAG
- a CDS encoding phage tail sheath subtilisin-like domain-containing protein — MIAFNTIPLDIRTPGSYIEFDTTRAERGSASTPHKVLVIGQKLAAGPIATNVRIFTADQAIAAFGRGSMLARMFFALKAVDPLSETWALPLTDLAGGTAATGTVVYAGTATAAGSIPLYVAGQKITVPVTVGMTAAQAAAAVNTAVGATPDLPVTGAVVTATVTLTARHKGEAGNYIDIRHAYQVGEALPAGLTATITAMSAGAGNPDAGAVFTTIGDAPYTAFIHPYTDAANLTAIETALTARWGAMVELDGMAYSAATGSQGGLSTLGGARNSAFSSIIGYRSSPTPPWEWAAAYGAVVSYQGSLDPARGFEGLALAGIKPPAMPDRWTRSERDSLLRDGIAVAKEDSGGVVIIDRAITTFQTNAQGFDSIVFLDVNTPLTLANLRYTWRARIATKYPRHKLADDGTYIAPGQPIVTPKTLKVEAVAWFIDRQEAGLVEGLEQFKAELVIERDPNDPNRVNSIFPPNLVNQFRVFAGQIQFLL; from the coding sequence GATCGCCTTCAACACCATCCCGCTCGATATCCGCACGCCCGGCAGCTACATCGAGTTCGACACCACCCGGGCCGAACGCGGCAGCGCCTCCACGCCGCACAAGGTTCTGGTCATCGGCCAGAAGCTGGCCGCCGGCCCGATCGCCACGAACGTGCGGATCTTCACCGCCGACCAGGCGATCGCCGCCTTCGGCCGGGGCTCGATGCTGGCCCGGATGTTCTTCGCCCTGAAGGCGGTGGATCCGCTGAGCGAGACCTGGGCCCTGCCGTTGACCGACCTGGCGGGCGGCACGGCCGCCACCGGAACCGTGGTCTATGCCGGTACGGCCACGGCGGCCGGGTCGATCCCGCTGTATGTCGCCGGCCAGAAGATCACCGTGCCGGTGACCGTGGGCATGACCGCCGCCCAGGCCGCCGCCGCCGTCAACACCGCCGTGGGCGCGACGCCCGACCTGCCGGTGACCGGCGCCGTGGTGACCGCGACCGTGACGCTGACGGCCCGGCACAAGGGCGAAGCCGGCAACTACATCGACATTCGCCACGCCTACCAGGTGGGCGAGGCGCTGCCGGCCGGCCTGACCGCGACCATCACCGCCATGTCGGCCGGCGCCGGCAACCCCGACGCCGGCGCGGTGTTCACGACGATCGGCGACGCGCCCTACACCGCGTTCATCCACCCCTACACCGACGCGGCCAACCTGACGGCGATCGAGACGGCCCTGACCGCCCGCTGGGGCGCGATGGTCGAGCTGGATGGCATGGCCTACAGCGCCGCGACGGGATCGCAGGGCGGGCTATCGACCCTGGGCGGCGCCCGCAACAGCGCCTTCAGCTCGATCATCGGCTATCGGTCTTCGCCGACCCCGCCCTGGGAATGGGCGGCGGCCTATGGCGCCGTGGTCTCGTACCAGGGCTCGCTGGATCCGGCGCGTGGGTTCGAGGGCCTGGCCCTGGCCGGCATCAAGCCGCCCGCCATGCCCGATCGCTGGACGCGGTCCGAGCGCGACAGCCTGCTGCGCGACGGGATCGCGGTGGCCAAGGAAGATTCCGGCGGCGTCGTGATCATCGATCGGGCGATCACCACCTTCCAGACCAACGCCCAGGGCTTCGACAGCATCGTGTTCCTGGACGTCAACACGCCGCTGACCCTGGCCAACCTGCGCTACACCTGGCGGGCGCGGATCGCGACCAAGTACCCGCGTCACAAGCTGGCCGACGACGGGACCTATATCGCGCCGGGCCAGCCGATCGTCACGCCCAAGACCCTCAAGGTCGAGGCCGTCGCCTGGTTCATCGACCGCCAGGAGGCCGGCCTGGTCGAGGGGCTGGAGCAGTTCAAGGCCGAGCTGGTGATCGAGCGCGACCCGAACGATCCCAACCGGGTCAACTCGATCTTCCCGCCCAACCTCGTCAACCAGTTCCGCGTCTTCGCGGGCCAGATCCAATTCCTGCTCTAG